One genomic segment of Cervus canadensis isolate Bull #8, Minnesota chromosome 14, ASM1932006v1, whole genome shotgun sequence includes these proteins:
- the FOXB2 gene encoding forkhead box protein B2: MPRPGKSSYSDQKPPYSYISLTAMAIQHSAEKMLPLSDIYKFIMERFPYYREHTQRWQNSLRHNLSFNDCFIKIPRRPDQPGKGSFWALHPDCGDMFENGSFLRRRKRFKVLRADHPHLQAGSTKGAPGAGPGGHVHPHHAHHPHHHHHAAAHHHHHPPPPPPPPHMVHYFHQQPPPAPQPPPPLASQPPQQPPPPPQPPQQSHPGKMQEAAAVAAAAAAAAAAAVGSVGRLSQFPPYGLGSAAAAAAAAAASTSGFKHPFAIENIIGRDYKGVLQAGGLPLASVMHHLGYPVPGQLGNVVSSVWPHVGVMDSVAAAAAAAAAAGVPVGPEYGAFGVPVKALCHSASQSLPAVPVPIKPTPALPPVAALPPTLSVPGATQQPPAQSTVCPAAAASPAAPLLEPTAPGAAETKGGSLHSVLVHS; encoded by the coding sequence ATGCCGCGGCCGGGGAAAAGTTCGTACAGCGACCAAAAGCCTCCCTACTCTTACATCTCGCTGACCGCGATGGCCATCCAACACTCAGCGGAGAAAATGCTGCCGCTGAGCGACATCTATAAGTTCATCATGGAACGCTTCCCCTACTACCGCGAGCACACGCAGCGCTGGCAGAACAGCCTGCGCCACAACCTGTCCTTCAACGACTGCTTCATCAAGATCCCGCGGCGGCCCGACCAGCCCGGCAAGGGCAGCTTCTGGGCACTGCATCCCGACTGCGGCGACATGTTCGAGAACGGCAGCTTTCTGCGGCGCCGCAAGCGCTTCAAGGTGCTGCGCGCGGACCACCCTCACCTGCAGGCTGGAAGCACCAAGGGCGCGCCGGGCGCTGGGCCCGGAGGGCACGTGCACCCCCACCACGCGCATCAcccacaccatcaccaccacgCCGCGGcgcaccatcaccatcacccgccgccgccgcctcccccgcCGCACATGGTGCACTATTTCCACCAGCAGCCGCCTCCCGctccgcagccgccgccgcccctCGCTTCGCAGCCCCcgcagcagccgccgccgccgccgcagcctcCGCAGCAGTCTCACCCCGGCAAGATGCAGGAGGCGGCGGCcgtggcggcggcggcagcggcggcggcggcggcggccgtgGGCAGCGTGGGGCGCCTGTCCCAGTTCCCGCCCTACGGGCTGGgctcggccgccgccgccgccgccgctgccgccgcgtCCACGTCGGGCTTCAAGCACCCGTTTGCCATCGAAAACATCATAGGTCGGGACTACAAGGGCGTGCTGCAGGCGGGCGGGCTGCCCTTGGCGTCGGTCATGCACCACTTGGGTTACCCCGTGCCGGGCCAGCTGGGCAACGTGGTCAGCTCCGTGTGGCCGCACGTCGGCGTCATGGATTCGGTGGCCgcggctgccgccgccgccgccgccgcgggggTCCCCGTGGGCCCGGAGTACGGCGCCTTCGGGGTGCCGGTCAAGGCCTTGTGCCACTCGGCAAGCCAGAGCCTCCCCGCGGTGCCCGTGCCCATCAAGCCGACTCCCGCGCTGCCTCCAGTGGCCGCGCTGCCGCCGACGCTCTCTGTCCCCGGGGCCACACAGCAGCCGCCGGCGCAGTCCACCGTGTGCCCGGCGGCCGCCGCCTCGCCCGCCGCCCCCCTGTTGGAGCCCACCGCCCCCGGCGCGGCCGAGACCAAAGGCGGCTCTCTGCACTCCGTGCTGGTGCACTCTTAG